A part of Pectinophora gossypiella chromosome Z, ilPecGoss1.1, whole genome shotgun sequence genomic DNA contains:
- the LOC126380230 gene encoding uncharacterized protein LOC126380230, which translates to MVLIERDRAALPRTTTSAMHIDEQPASTSAASANTVVPQRRLVTSTEGGQVQVPPVRASTRSVRSMRSTASTAARIRQAELDAEIQLAEMKQQELRLEAIKVKAKLERSVAMIREESERGSQIDEQEIAAETHTEEQQRVHDWLIEMEYSQPRGEGRRPPQHSMEPVLCARNAHASERDGRWNREARGKETELRPPSPIPNQRTSFHATNKEEDTVDRIAQALEKIVNKRPVPRQAHELPTFSGAATEWLPFKAAMRDSTAMYKYSDYENLARLRNCLRGKAQETVAALLYSATSPDEIMRTLEQCFGRPEMLNERAMEDIKKLPKSGTSAGELNTLAVKLKNIVCVLGGVDERGYLRNPMLTREVIEKLSPHLKSRWYDFAYEHGDPSEAEIATLSRFLEREADRAMRFSYATSPQSLKETFNNQEKKSFSRERPRKDVKVYATTETPTAPTVEREKEAVTKRCLCCGGNHDVPDCKKYKRMTVNERWQWVKEEKICFKCINGKHRRFTCKAKRCGIENCLLPHHSTLHMDASPAAATQPKSPPVNEENVLSASATTSGPVKVLLKVCPVEIRVPGGPSLKRYALLDEGATITLMDEGLANDLGARGHVSPLHIHGATASQKETQSRVVKIEVRGQHEEQFHDITAHTVKQLTIGSQTVKRKFVEYEHLKHLPLDDMSYESARPSLLIGADNWHLIISKEILIGKRYEPIASRTELGWTIHGTVPRSLYRGEDQLVLHVHAKTEKDVRNFANEDEELNALIKTHYDVDALGIALITKPRKAEERAIDIFNKTIERVNGRYQVGLSWRDEQVVMPPSYEMAFRRLRTIERKMDQSPEFQAAYTSQIENLLTKGYAAVANGDERDNDKSWYLPHFAVTNPNKPGKVRLVFDAAAKSRGESLNDHLLDGPDLLRALPGILYRFREKEVAVTADIREMFLQVKIRPEDRPAQMFLWRGNERKKPPTEYVMSSMIFGARSSPFLAHSVRNHNARAHAETHPVALRAITESHYMDDFVESYATKEEARRAVHEVTYVHEQAGFILAGWNSSNEDVIRDIPPDRRAQLPKEMGTAGHQGKTLGLIWEATKDELMFNTALPRVPEEVKTSARPPTKREALSAVMSIFDPLGLLSHLTITAKILLQDLWRQQRIGWDDQVPEEAAEDFTKWIRAVDSVREVKLPRCYAPTRGVLERQLHVFNDASDRAYATVAYWRIKYGNGEVIITLAGAKAKVAPVKAQSIPRLELQASLIGARLAHSIQEEHRQKADRIVLWSDSKTALHWIRNDIIKYTPYVAHRVGEIANLTHVEQWRWIPSELNVADDATRPNYEVRADQRWFIGPAFLREEEERWPSERTEEENDNGQDEIVCATDNSEGPAYLPDISRFSSYERLVRATAYVLLAVDKMKKRTRTLKLAHITKAEELWYKKMQEDSYSDEIERLKKDLKLRPNSALRKLDPRIDDRGLLTLHGRVGVARISEQSKSPLIMDGRHAFTRLLVAHAHKAANHANREQVVNDLKQKFYITRIRPTVRAVEHSCQLCKVKKARPRPQVHGDLPYERLAAHARPFSYTGLDFFGPMYVTVGRHKEKRWGALFTCLTTRAVHIEISPSLSTDSAIMCLRRMAARRGWPVTIYSDNGTNFHGADEELRAAQREWGPQLKDFALLQRTNWKYIAPGAPNQGGAWERLIRSVKTALVATLHERYPRDEVLATLLTEAEYTVNARPLTHVPVEPGDMEALTPNHFLLGTSGGLPTTGPCREVDRRTWRATQALADVFWRRWLTEYLPTLIPRGGTRSGRGADLKVGDVVIITDPVLPRNIWPRGEVIRLHQGPDGLTRVADVRTRGGIFRRPLRRLAVLPVKEGCEDLRRGEDVTDSREEEVAG; encoded by the coding sequence ATGGTACTCATCGAGAGAGACAGGGCCGCGCTCCCGCGCACCACGACGTCAGCCATGCACATCGATGAACAGCCTGCCAGCACGTCGGCAGCGTCCGCGAACACGGTTGTCCCGCAACGACGACTCGTCACGTCCACGGAAGGGGGGCAGGTGCAAGTCCCGCCTGTCAGAGCAAGTACCCGCTCCGTGCGATCGATGCGCTCCACAGCAAGTACGGCGGCGCGCATCAGACAAGCCGAGCTCGACGCGGAGATACAATTAGCTGAAATGAAACAGCAGGAACTCCGTCTAGAAGCCATCAAAGTCAAGGCGAAACTTGAACGGAGCGTCGCAATGATAAGGGAAGAAAGCGAAAGAGGAAGCCAAATCGATGAACAGGAAATCGCCGCTGAAACGCACACGGAGGAACAGCAACGCGTCCACGACTGGTTGATTGAAATGGAATACAGCCAGCCGCGGGGGGAGGGACGACGCCCGCCTCAGCACAGTATGGAGCCTGTTCTATGCGCGAGAAACGCGCACGCGAGCGAGCGAGATGGAAGATGGAATCGAGAGGCACGAGGGAAAGAGACGGAACTACGCCCGCCTAGCCCTATTCCTAATCAACGTACGAGCTTTCATGCGACGAATAAAGAAGAGGACACGGTCGATAGAATAGCACAAGCGCTAGAAAAGATCGTGAATAAACGTCCGGTGCCCCGCCAAGCCCACGAGCTGCCTACGTTCAGCGGCGCCGCGACGGAATGGCTACCCTTCAAGGCGGCCATGCGGGATTCTACGGCGATGTATAAGTATTCAGACTACGAGAACCTCGCACGGCTACGGAACTGTCTACGAGGGAAAGCACAGGAGACAGTCGCCGCGCTGCTATACTCGGCGACTAGCCCCGACGAGATTATGCGAACACTGGAGCAATGTTTTGGAAGACCAGAGATGTTGAACGAACGAGCGATGGAAGATATAAAGAAGTTACCTAAGTCCGGTACGTCCGCGGGCGAATTGAACACCCTCGCGGTCAAGTTGAAGAACATCGTATGCGTATTAGGTGGCGTCGATGAAAGAGGATATCTCCGAAACCCCATGCTCACACGAGAGGTCATCGAGAAGCTAAGCCCACATCTCAAGTCTAGGTGGTATGACTTCGCCTACGAACACGGAGACCCATCGGAAGCCGAGATAGCAACGCTGTCAAGATTTTTGGAACGTGAGGCCGACCGTGCGATGCGATTCTCATACGCCACATCACCCCAGTCGCTGAAGGAGACTTTCAACAATCAAGAAAAGAAGTCGTTTTCACGTGAAAGGCCACGTAAAGACGTGAAAGTCTACGCAACCACTGAAACACCCACCGCACCGACCGTCGAGAGAGAAAAGGAAGCCGTCACAAAACGATGTCTATGCTGCGGCGGCAACCACGACGTACCCGATTGTAAGAAATACAAGAGGATGACGGTCAACGAACGATGGCAGTGGGTGAAAGAAGAGAAAATATGCTTCAAGTGCATCAACGGAAAGCACAGGAGATTCACATGTAAAGCAAAGAGGTGCGGAATAGAAAACTGTCTCTTACCTCACCACAGTACGTTGCATATGGACGCGTCGCCCGCCGCAGCTACTCAACCGAAGTCACCGCCAGTAAACGAGGAAAATGTCTTGTCCGCGTCGGCCACTACAAGCGGCCCGGTCAAGGTGTTATTGAAGGTGTGCCCGGTGGAGATACGCGTACCGGGAGGACCGTCATTGAAGAGGTACGCGCTACTAGACGAAGGCGCTACCATCACGCTCATGGACGAAGGCCTAGCGAACGACCTCGGCGCCAGAGGACATGTGAGCCCGCTACACATACACGGGGCCACAGCGAGTCAAAAGGAGACGCAAAGTCGTGTCGTCAAGATTGAAGTACGAGGCCAACATGAAGAGCAGTTTCACGACATCACCGCCCACACGGTGAAACAACTTACGATCGGAAGCCAGACGGTGAAAAGGAAGTTCGTCGAATACGAACACTTGAAGCACCTACCACTCGACGACATGAGTTACGAATCGGCGCGCCCGAGCCTACTGATCGGCGCCGACAACTGGCATCTGATTATCTCGAAGGAAATCCTCATCGGCAAACGCTACGAGCCCATCGCATCACGCACCGAGCTGGGATGGACGATACATGGCACGGTGCCGCGGAGCTTGTACCGAGGGGAGGATCAGCTAGTCCTCCACGTACACGCCAAGACGGAAAAAGACGTGAGGAACTTCGCTAATGAAGATGAGGAATTAAACGCGCTCATCAAAACACACTACGACGTCGACGCCCTAGGAATTGCCTTGATAACGAAGCCGAGGAAGGCCGAAGAGAGAGCGATCGACATCTTCAATAAAACCATCGAACGAGTCAACGGAAGATATCAAGTGGGCCTGTCATGGAGAGACGAGCAAGTAGTCATGCCGCCCAGCTATGAAATGGCTTTCAGGAGACTGCGGACTATCGAGAGGAAGATGGATCAGTCCCCCGAATTCCAGGCAGCCTACACAAGCCAGATAGAGAACCTACTCACGAAGGGATACGCTGCAGTAGCTAACGGAGACGAGAGAGACAACGACAAGTCATGGTACCTACCTCACTTCGCCGTGACGAACCCTAACAAGCCAGGGAAGGTACGCCTAGTCTTCGACGCAGCCGCCAAGTCGAGAGGAGAGAGCCTGAACGATCACCTCCTGGATGGACCCGACTTACTGCGAGCCTTACCGGGAATTCTCTATCGCTTCCGAGAAAAAGAGGTCGCCGTCACCGCCGACATACGTGAGATGTTTTTACAAGTAAAGATTCGCCCTGAAGATCGACCGGCTCAAATGTTCCTGTGGAGAGGTAACGAACGAAAGAAGCCACCCACGGAATACGTCATGTCATCAATGATATTCGGCGCTCGAAGCTCACCATTCCTAGCGCACAGTGTGCGCAACCACAACGCACGCGCGCACGCTGAGACACACCCCGTGGCCCTCCGAGCGATAACAGAGAGCCACTACATGGACGACTTCGTGGAGAGCTACGCGACCAAGGAGGAAGCAAGACGAGCAGTACACGAAGTAACCTACGTACACGAGCAAGCCGGGTTCATACTAGCCGGCTGGAACTCGAGTAATGAAGACGTAATACGAGACATACCCCCGGACCGCCGCGCGCAGCTACCTAAGGAAATGGGAACCGCTGGTCATCAAGGCAAGACTCTAGGTCTAATATGGGAAGCCACTAAAGATGAACTAATGTTCAACACCGCGCTGCCTAGGGTACCGGAGGAGGTCAAGACGTCAGCACGCCCGCCGACTAAGCGCGAAGCCCTCAGCGCTGTCATGTCGATCTTCGACCCACTTGGACTGTTAAGCCATCTCACCATAACGGCTAAAATCCTACTGCAAGACTTATGGAGACAACAGAGGATAGGATGGGATGACCAAGTGCCGGAAGAAGCCGCCGAGGACTTCACTAAATGGATACGAGCGGTCGACAGCGTGCGAGAAGTTAAACtaccccgttgctatgcgccaacGAGGGGAGTACTGGAACGTCAGCTACACGTATTTAACGACGCGAGCGACAGAGCGTATGCCACGGTAGCGTACTGGCGAATAAAGTACGGAAACGGAGAGGTCATCATCACGCTCGCCGGCGCAAAGGCTAAGGTAGCACCGGTGAAGGCACAGAGCATACCGCGACTGGAACTGCAAGCCAGCCTCATAGGCGCACGACTCGCCCACAGTATACAAGAAGAACATAGACAGAAGGCTGACAGGATCGTGCTCTGGTCAGACTCGAAGACCGCTCTCCACTGGATTCGCAACGACATCATCAAGTACACGCCGTACGTAGCTCACCGCGTAGGCGAGATCGCTAACCTCACGCACGTCGAACAATGGAGATGGATACCGAGCGAGTTAAATGTAGCCGACGACGCCACACGACCTAACTACGAGGTGCGAGCCGACCAAAGATGGTTCATTGGCCCGGCGTTCCTccgggaagaagaagaaaggtgGCCATCGGAACGCACCGAAGAGGAGAATGACAACGGACAAGACGAGATAGTCTGCGCCACGGACAACAGCGAGGGGCCGGCCTACCTACCTGACATAAGTCGGTTCTCCTCTTACGAGAGACTCGTACGTGCGACAGCCTACGTCTTACTGGCCGTCGATAAAATGAAGAAACGAACGCGAACACTGAAACTCGCCCATATCACAAAGGCAGAAGagctatggtataagaaaatgcaAGAGGACTCGTACTCCGACGAAATAGAACGGCTGAAAAAGGACTTGAAGTTACGCCCGAACAGCGCGCTGCGTAAGCTCGACCCACGGATAGACGACAGAGGCTTACTTACACTACACGGTCGCGTGGGCGTGGCGAGAATAAGCGAGCAGTCAAAAAGTCCGCTAATAATGGACGGCCGCCACGCTTTCACCCGGCTACTCGTCGCGCACGCACACAAGGCGGCGAACCACGCTAACCGAGAGCAAGTTGTCAACGACCTGAAACAGAAGTTCTATATCACACGTATACGACCTACAGTACGAGCCGTGGAGCATTCATGTCAACTCTGCAAAGTGAAGAAAGCCAGACCGAGACCGCAAGTTCACGGAGACCTGCCCTACGAAAGACTCGCAGCGCACGCGAGGCCATTTAGTTACACGGGCCTCGACTTTTTCGGCCCTATGTACGTCACGGTCGGGCGACATAAGGAAAAGCGCTGGGGCGCCCTGTTTACGTGTCTCACTACGCGAGCGGTCCATATAGAGATCTCACCGTCGCTATCTACGGATTCCGCTATTATGTGCCTACGGCggatggcggcgcggcgggggtggccagtAACAATCTACAGCGATAATGGGACGAACTTTCATGGCGCGGACGAAGAGCTGCGAGCAGCGCAGCGAGAATGGGGTCCACAACTCAAGGACTTCGCTCTACTACAACGAACGAACTGGAAATACATCGCACCCGGGGCACCGAATCAAGGTGGAGCATGGGAGCGGCTAATACGCTCGGTTAAGACAGCGTTAGTCGCCACACTACACGAGCGCTACCCCAGGGACGAAGTACTCGCCACATTACTCACGGAGGCAGAGTACACGGTCAACGCACGCCCTCTCACTCACGTGCCAGTTGAACCAGGAGACATGGAGGCGCTAACACCGAATCACTTCCTACTGGGGACTTCCGGCGGCCTACCCACTACCGGGCCGTGCAGGGAGGTAGACAGGAGGACCTGGAGAGCCACGCAGGCGCTGGCTGACGTGTTTTGGCGTCGATGGCTAacggagtacctacctacactcatACCACGTGGAGGCACACGGAGCGGGCGCGGAGCGGACCTGAAAGTTGGTGACGTCGTGATTATCACTGATCCAGTACTGCCGAGGAACATCTGGCCACGAGGTGAAGTAATCCGACTGCATCAAGGACCCGACGGACTGACCAGAGTCGCTGACGTACGAACAAGAGGAGGGATATTCCGCCGACCTCTACGACGTCTCGCCGTCCTCCCGGTGAAAGAAGGCTGCGAAGATCTACGCCGAGGGGAGGAtgttacggacagccgagaAGAGGAGGTCGCGGGCTAA
- the LOC126380226 gene encoding zinc finger protein 135-like — MQISTRLNVKLIVRDISTDEAFDSENNNISQWNATLESGGSGAGSSRYAVSMANAALQSPDHMHKRRRLSRLLDKLAVQLRNNNNYPPPPWFLYYNQTQETPAEEAPLDLSVKSEQALTTGSKFTCETCGQTFALHDRLAKHIASRHRPRTPEAARAYECDICRRRFARSDMLTRHARLHSGVKPYSCGVCGQVFSRSDHLATHQRTHTGEKPYRCPMCPYAACRRDMITRHLRTHSKHGHTTNDPKPKLLSKVNVT; from the exons ATGCAAATCTCGACCAGACTGAATGTAAAACTTATTGTGCGTGATATCTCGACAGATGAAGCTTTTGATtctgaaaataataacataa GTCAATGGAACGCAACATTGGAGAGCGGCGGATCCGGAGCGGGCAGCAGCCGGTATGCGGTTAGCATGGCAAACGCAGCCCTGCAAAGCCCGGACCACATGCACAAGCGGCGGCGACTCTCGCGGCTGCTCGACAAGCTGGCAGTGCAGCTACGGAATAACAATAATTACCCACCTCCGCCTTGGTTTCTATATTATAACCAAACACAAGAGACGCCGGCGGAGGAGGCCCCACTGGATCTGAGCGTCAAGTCGGAACAAGCTCTCACTACGGGTTCTAAATTCACGTGTGAGACCTGCGGGCAAACGTTCGCATTACACGACCGCCTCGCTAAGCACATTGCATCCCGCCACAGGCCGCGCACTCCAGAAGCTGCGCGTGCCTACGAATGCGATATTTGTCGGCGACGATTTGCGCGTTCAGATATGCTGACTCGGCACGCTCGACTCCACAGCGGTGTGAAGCCATATTCTTGTGGAGTGTGCGGGCAGGTGTTCTCGAGGTCTGACCACCTCGCAACGCATCAACGCACGCACACAGGCGAAAAGCCATATCGCTGCCCGATGTGTCCGTACGCTGCTTGTCGCAGGGACATGATCACGCGACATTTGCGCACTCACTCGAAACACGGACACACAACTAACGATCCCAAGCCGAAGCTGCTGTCTAAAGTGAATGTTACTTAA